One Peromyscus leucopus breed LL Stock chromosome 2, UCI_PerLeu_2.1, whole genome shotgun sequence DNA window includes the following coding sequences:
- the Ankrd65 gene encoding ankyrin repeat domain-containing protein 65 isoform X2 codes for MDSSRLEQELQWMELVWEEAPADKAEGPLTSQVWSTLFQAVWWGAPSLVMQLLRQGASVEERDHTGRTPLHLAVMRGHTPLVRLLLQRGSLAGAADHTGRTPLHQAAWHGHSKVAELLLRRGASAVACSQTGLTPLHWAAALGRTLLVTCLTAAPGSGSAVKDVRGWTAAHWAAACGQLPVLELLTVGGSVDLDSALLVSAVAGSASALQLLLALGAKVDALDSTGTTALGLAAGLGHHQVGPAFTCNDCARSPRASSSTLTSISSMGGEEQGRKMLKHRRAGWRGWSSWLGPPYKTSLLNGTWGGLTPGNPTFFLVAHSNGLGE; via the exons ATGGATTCCAGCAGGCTGGAGCAGGAACTGCAGTGGATGGAGCTGGTCTGGGAGGAGGCTCCAGCAGACAAGGCAGAGGGACCTCTTACCTCCCAGGTCTGGAGTACTCTGTTCCAGGCAGTGTGGTGGGGTGCTCCCAGCCTGGTGATGCAGCTGCTGAGGCAAGGTGCCAGTGTGGAGGAGAG GGATCACACAGGTCGGACTCCGCTCCATCTGGCTGTGATGCGAGGCCACACACCTCTTGTACGCCTACTGTTGCAGCGTGGGTCCCTGGCAGGCGCAGCTGACCATACAGGGCGCACACCGCTGCACCAGGCTGCCTGGCATGGGCACTCGAAAGTGGCGGAACTATTGCTGCGGCGTGGGGCCTCAGCAGTGGCATGCTCTCAAACGGGCCTCACACCCCTGCACTGGGCAGCTGCGCTGGGCCGCACACTACTGGTTACATGCCTTACGGCTGCACCAGGTTCAGGTTCTGCTGTGAAAGACGTAAGAGGTTGGACAGCCGCACACTGGGCAGCGGCATGCGGGCAACTGCCAGTACTAGAGTTGCTTACTGTTGGAGGCAGCGTAGACCTGGACAGCGCCCTGCTGGTGTCAGCGGTAGCTGGAAGTGCATCAGCTTTGCAGCTTCTCCTGGCGCTGGGAGCAAAGGTGGATGCCCTGGACAGCACAGGAACCACTGCACTTGGCCTGGCGGCTGGCCTAGGCCATCACCAAGTAGGTCCAGCCTTCACCTGCAATGACTGTGCCAGAAGCCCAAGGGCTTCGTCCTCTACACTTACTTCCATAAGCTCTATGGGAGGAGAGGAGCAAGGTAGAAAGATGCTGAAGCACAGGCGTGCAGGGTGGAGGGGTTGGAGTTCCTGGTTGGGCCCTCCTTATAAAACTTCCCTACTAAATGGTACCTGGGGAGGTCTCACACCTGGCAATCCCACTTTTTTTCTGGTGGCCCATAGCAATGGATTGGGTGAATAA
- the Ankrd65 gene encoding ankyrin repeat domain-containing protein 65 isoform X1 has product MDSSRLEQELQWMELVWEEAPADKAEGPLTSQVWSTLFQAVWWGAPSLVMQLLRQGASVEERDHTGRTPLHLAVMRGHTPLVRLLLQRGSLAGAADHTGRTPLHQAAWHGHSKVAELLLRRGASAVACSQTGLTPLHWAAALGRTLLVTCLTAAPGSGSAVKDVRGWTAAHWAAACGQLPVLELLTVGGSVDLDSALLVSAVAGSASALQLLLALGAKVDALDSTGTTALGLAAGLGHHQNVEMLLDHGADPNIRDRNNLSALHRAATGGYLPVIQLLVAKGIEVDSRDSLGLTPLHYAARGGHVEAVSYLLDKGAQVNAAGWLHKTPLHLAVECGHSTTIELLLSQGANSTLRTQWGEIAQTL; this is encoded by the exons ATGGATTCCAGCAGGCTGGAGCAGGAACTGCAGTGGATGGAGCTGGTCTGGGAGGAGGCTCCAGCAGACAAGGCAGAGGGACCTCTTACCTCCCAGGTCTGGAGTACTCTGTTCCAGGCAGTGTGGTGGGGTGCTCCCAGCCTGGTGATGCAGCTGCTGAGGCAAGGTGCCAGTGTGGAGGAGAG GGATCACACAGGTCGGACTCCGCTCCATCTGGCTGTGATGCGAGGCCACACACCTCTTGTACGCCTACTGTTGCAGCGTGGGTCCCTGGCAGGCGCAGCTGACCATACAGGGCGCACACCGCTGCACCAGGCTGCCTGGCATGGGCACTCGAAAGTGGCGGAACTATTGCTGCGGCGTGGGGCCTCAGCAGTGGCATGCTCTCAAACGGGCCTCACACCCCTGCACTGGGCAGCTGCGCTGGGCCGCACACTACTGGTTACATGCCTTACGGCTGCACCAGGTTCAGGTTCTGCTGTGAAAGACGTAAGAGGTTGGACAGCCGCACACTGGGCAGCGGCATGCGGGCAACTGCCAGTACTAGAGTTGCTTACTGTTGGAGGCAGCGTAGACCTGGACAGCGCCCTGCTGGTGTCAGCGGTAGCTGGAAGTGCATCAGCTTTGCAGCTTCTCCTGGCGCTGGGAGCAAAGGTGGATGCCCTGGACAGCACAGGAACCACTGCACTTGGCCTGGCGGCTGGCCTAGGCCATCACCAA aATGTTGAGATGCTGCTGGACCATGGGGCAGACCCAAATATCAGGGACAGGAACAACCTCTCTGCACTCCACAGGGCTGCCACTGGTGGATACCTGCCTGTTATACAGCTGCTGGTGGCCAAGGGCATTGAGGTAGATTCTCGAGACTCACTGGGCCTCACACCCCTGCACTATGCTGCTCGGGGAGGCCATGTAGAAGCTGTCAGTTATCTCCTGGACAAGGGTGCACAGGTCAATGCTGCTGGCTGGCTTCACAAGACCCCTCTGCACCTTGCTGTAGAGTGTGGCCACAGTACCACCATAGAGCTTTTGCTGAGCCAAGGAGCCAACTCTACCTTGAGGACACAGTGGGGTGAAATAGCCCAGACCCTATAG